One Desulfovibrio fairfieldensis genomic window carries:
- a CDS encoding phage tail protein, whose protein sequence is MSTIHTFDLRTGAFINSRPAQVVGGKELTVCANATPVAPPTDIPTGHAARWTGSAWEVVEDHRQHMDSKGTKIGGTPYWQPAEGDDWQSPPRYTEELGPLPEGAVTERPKKPLSVLKAEKEREITAACDAAIVASLTMPTSAPSSAEVAVAAASLASIDPDGPDTLLALHTARRDELLAAVAAADSTAALADVEVSYAV, encoded by the coding sequence ATGAGCACTATCCACACATTCGACCTGCGCACCGGCGCGTTTATCAACTCTCGCCCTGCCCAGGTTGTGGGCGGCAAAGAGCTTACCGTTTGCGCCAACGCCACACCCGTGGCCCCGCCTACCGATATCCCGACCGGACACGCGGCCCGCTGGACGGGCAGCGCTTGGGAGGTAGTGGAGGATCACCGCCAGCACATGGATTCCAAAGGCACCAAAATCGGCGGCACGCCCTATTGGCAGCCCGCAGAAGGCGACGACTGGCAAAGTCCTCCGCGTTACACTGAGGAACTCGGCCCGCTGCCCGAGGGGGCCGTGACGGAACGCCCGAAAAAACCGCTGTCCGTCCTCAAGGCCGAAAAGGAGCGCGAGATCACGGCGGCTTGCGACGCGGCCATTGTGGCCAGCCTGACCATGCCCACGTCCGCGCCGTCCTCCGCCGAGGTCGCCGTGGCCGCCGCCTCGCTGGCCAGTATCGACCCGGACGGACCGGATACGCTGCTGGCTCTGCACACGGCCCGGCGCGACGAACTGCTGGCCGCCGTGGCCGCAGCCGATTCCACCGCCGCCCTGGCCGACGTTGAGGTCAGCTATGCGGTGTAG
- a CDS encoding tyrosine-type recombinase/integrase: protein MPVVCLKYKRKPWVVKYREPWSGRPRQRAFAAEAEARAFEDAQASLYERERAIIKAVRRRRAQGRPASLTIAEVLDRYLDSLGNPSTRAASAYHLRLFADIYGQRKAHCLTLEDVGAFLTLQQQRGVSKSTACRRMGIVRAAYHWAARWGLLPTNPLAGLQLASPAPQTPDPPTAREARMLYATAAPHVRRVIALGMATGARIGPSELFRLRWTDIDTRGAVLRMPNAAKGARAEAREVPLRQDVLRLLRRWEAEDAALGCPWVIHYRGRPVRSISRAWRNTLRRAGIERRIRPYDLRHAFASRALDNAADLKCVAEVMGHANEKMIVRFYRHTSARQRRKAVNAAPSLELE, encoded by the coding sequence ATGCCTGTTGTGTGCCTGAAGTACAAACGCAAACCCTGGGTGGTCAAATACCGCGAGCCGTGGAGCGGCAGGCCTCGCCAGCGGGCTTTTGCGGCCGAGGCCGAGGCCCGCGCCTTTGAGGATGCCCAGGCATCGCTCTATGAGCGGGAGCGGGCCATCATCAAGGCCGTGCGACGGCGGAGAGCCCAGGGTCGCCCGGCAAGTCTCACAATAGCCGAAGTGCTTGATCGTTATCTGGACAGCCTGGGCAATCCGTCCACCAGAGCCGCCAGCGCATACCATCTGCGGCTGTTTGCGGACATCTACGGCCAGCGCAAGGCCCACTGTCTGACTTTGGAGGACGTGGGGGCGTTTCTCACGTTGCAGCAGCAGCGCGGCGTGAGCAAAAGCACAGCCTGCCGCCGCATGGGCATCGTCCGGGCCGCCTATCACTGGGCGGCCCGCTGGGGCTTGCTGCCCACCAATCCACTGGCGGGCCTGCAACTGGCCAGCCCCGCGCCGCAGACACCGGACCCGCCCACGGCCCGTGAAGCTCGGATGCTCTATGCGACCGCCGCGCCGCATGTGCGGCGGGTGATCGCCCTGGGCATGGCCACCGGCGCGCGCATAGGTCCGTCAGAGCTTTTTCGTCTACGCTGGACGGATATTGATACGCGCGGAGCCGTGCTACGTATGCCTAATGCGGCCAAGGGCGCACGGGCCGAGGCCCGTGAGGTGCCCTTGCGGCAGGATGTTCTGCGCCTGCTGCGGCGCTGGGAAGCGGAAGACGCGGCCCTGGGCTGTCCCTGGGTCATCCACTACAGAGGGCGGCCCGTGCGCAGCATCAGCCGGGCCTGGCGCAATACACTGCGCCGGGCGGGTATTGAGCGACGCATCCGGCCCTATGACCTGCGCCACGCTTTTGCGAGTCGGGCGCTGGACAATGCGGCGGACCTGAAGTGCGTGGCTGAGGTCATGGGCCACGCCAACGAAAAAATGATCGTGAGATTTTACCGCCATACCAGCGCCAGACAGCGCCGCAAGGCGGTAAATGCGGCCCCGTCGCTGGAGCTGGAATAG
- a CDS encoding DUF4822 domain-containing protein codes for MKHIFCLLLAFFILAANAYAAEKAPSAPVALNPYEQIMVGKVWITTDAVDQKGASVPAEDEKVAAFFGKAEYFPDHAFKMVTLDGKPKMHGLWNMTADGKTRNLTVRDDTGKTRFTREVENVKVTDGEYTYRIYPNSENKAEHIDIIHKPR; via the coding sequence ATGAAGCATATATTTTGCCTGTTGCTGGCATTTTTTATACTCGCCGCAAACGCCTATGCGGCCGAAAAAGCCCCAAGTGCACCTGTCGCTCTGAATCCTTATGAACAAATAATGGTCGGAAAGGTGTGGATTACAACGGACGCCGTGGATCAGAAGGGTGCCAGCGTACCCGCCGAGGATGAAAAGGTGGCGGCATTCTTCGGTAAAGCGGAATATTTTCCCGACCACGCCTTCAAGATGGTCACTCTGGACGGCAAACCGAAGATGCACGGACTTTGGAACATGACGGCGGACGGGAAAACCAGGAACCTCACGGTGCGGGATGACACGGGCAAGACCCGTTTCACCCGGGAAGTGGAAAACGTAAAAGTGACCGACGGCGAATACACCTACCGTATTTACCCGAACAGCGAGAATAAAGCCGAACACATCGATATCATACATAAGCCGCGATAA
- a CDS encoding (2Fe-2S)-binding protein, with the protein MKFTSDIRFAPDDEYVCWCSCISKGEVLRAIQQGAKTIDDIRAVTGACTQERCAEKNPRGR; encoded by the coding sequence ATGAAATTTACAAGTGACATCCGATTCGCGCCAGACGATGAATATGTATGCTGGTGTTCCTGCATCAGCAAAGGAGAAGTGTTGCGCGCCATTCAACAGGGAGCCAAGACGATTGACGATATTCGCGCTGTCACAGGGGCATGTACTCAAGAGCGATGTGCTGAAAAAAATCCACGCGGCAGATGA
- a CDS encoding sigma 54-interacting transcriptional regulator, which produces MKQEKYRFALLVHSYEIIEECKNAMLNSPDEIHYELVNFETGPKMARECLDNGFEVILCHGGTGDTIFRSVPHSVVKIERSDMDVLRALRVAKQYSDKIILASYQDEFHDTIAVEMERLLNIKVQSAIYDSPEMMRQAIQQCVLQGFKVLIGGGVSKACMEEYGGRGFIIKPTHRSIQLAFKRGRHLAHSQREAKRRNGNMMMIMEHLQEGVLCIDSEQHVLIANKAAYQLLKVSPQADETFFSSFFQPLGLLDTLRDLTPRENRLVDLRGEAFIATTYPLILYSDTPCAVSLFRDTPSLQSISNKINKELYSRGLSARTTIEDIKGQSQPVRQMKEKLRQYAPSDVNIFIQGETGSGKELAAHALHAASLRKNKPFVPVNISAVPAQLIESELFGYEEGAFTGAKRGGKAGYFEMAHKGTLFLDEIGDISEETQLRLLRVLETREVLRVGGNRMYPVDVRVICASNKPLLQLVQAGLFRMDLYYRLSTFKLSVPPLRRRLEDIPILLDNLLKKYHCSIKDLSAPILECLRRYEWPGNVRELLAIMENYLLLLGDNPPDPALLASIMNEHSTDGVEVLSPSAAALPRQRRSPLSSLPQEMDQLTNPRWTLKQSLDIARDAILKKTMDFYGGDKKQAAQHLGIGYSSLCRLLKKC; this is translated from the coding sequence ATGAAGCAAGAAAAATACCGCTTTGCCCTTCTTGTGCATTCATATGAGATCATTGAAGAATGCAAAAATGCCATGCTTAATTCACCTGACGAGATTCACTATGAACTTGTCAATTTCGAAACAGGGCCAAAAATGGCGCGCGAATGCCTTGATAACGGCTTTGAAGTGATTTTATGCCACGGCGGTACAGGCGACACCATTTTCCGTTCCGTGCCGCACTCTGTTGTCAAAATTGAACGTTCCGACATGGACGTGCTCAGAGCGCTGCGCGTGGCAAAACAGTATTCTGACAAGATTATTCTGGCATCATACCAAGACGAATTTCACGATACCATAGCCGTTGAAATGGAGCGCCTGTTAAATATAAAGGTGCAAAGCGCCATCTATGACTCGCCGGAAATGATGCGGCAAGCCATACAACAATGTGTGCTGCAGGGTTTCAAGGTGCTCATCGGCGGCGGCGTGAGCAAGGCATGTATGGAAGAATACGGCGGCCGGGGATTCATCATCAAACCTACTCACCGAAGCATCCAGCTGGCGTTCAAGCGCGGCCGCCACCTTGCCCACTCGCAGCGTGAGGCCAAGCGCCGCAACGGCAACATGATGATGATCATGGAACATCTGCAAGAGGGCGTACTCTGTATTGATTCGGAACAGCACGTCCTCATTGCCAATAAAGCGGCCTACCAGTTGCTCAAGGTGTCACCGCAGGCGGACGAAACGTTTTTCAGCTCTTTCTTCCAACCTCTTGGGCTTCTCGACACCTTGCGGGATCTGACGCCTCGGGAAAATAGGCTGGTCGACCTACGGGGCGAGGCGTTCATCGCCACGACGTATCCGCTTATCTTATATTCCGATACTCCATGCGCGGTCAGCCTTTTTCGAGACACGCCGTCACTGCAAAGCATCAGCAACAAGATCAATAAGGAATTGTACTCCCGCGGCTTGTCCGCCCGCACGACCATCGAAGACATCAAAGGGCAAAGCCAGCCGGTGCGGCAAATGAAAGAAAAGCTGCGCCAGTATGCGCCGTCGGACGTGAACATATTCATCCAAGGGGAGACCGGCTCAGGCAAGGAGCTGGCCGCGCATGCCCTGCACGCGGCCAGCCTTCGAAAAAACAAGCCCTTTGTGCCCGTCAACATTTCCGCGGTTCCCGCTCAATTGATCGAGAGTGAACTCTTTGGATATGAAGAAGGAGCTTTTACCGGAGCAAAGCGCGGCGGGAAAGCCGGTTATTTTGAAATGGCCCATAAGGGGACACTTTTTCTGGATGAAATCGGCGATATCAGCGAAGAAACGCAGCTACGCCTTTTACGTGTTCTTGAAACACGGGAAGTACTCCGGGTTGGCGGCAATCGCATGTACCCGGTGGATGTGCGCGTTATCTGCGCCTCCAACAAGCCTCTTCTCCAGTTGGTGCAAGCGGGCTTGTTCCGCATGGATCTCTATTATCGTTTGTCCACATTCAAGTTGAGCGTGCCGCCATTGCGTCGCCGTCTTGAGGATATCCCCATCCTGCTGGATAATCTGCTAAAAAAATATCATTGCAGCATAAAAGATCTGTCCGCGCCTATCCTGGAATGTCTGCGCCGCTACGAGTGGCCGGGCAATGTGCGGGAATTGCTGGCTATTATGGAGAACTATCTGCTTCTCCTGGGGGATAATCCGCCCGATCCGGCGTTGTTGGCCAGCATCATGAACGAACACAGCACGGATGGTGTGGAGGTTCTTTCTCCGTCAGCCGCGGCGCTCCCTAGGCAGCGCCGCAGCCCCTTGTCCTCTCTTCCGCAAGAAATGGATCAGCTTACGAATCCGCGCTGGACACTCAAGCAAAGTCTGGACATTGCCCGTGACGCCATTCTGAAAAAAACTATGGATTTCTACGGCGGTGACAAGAAACAGGCCGCGCAACACCTTGGTATCGGATATTCCTCCTTGTGCCGCCTGCTCAAAAAGTGCTGA
- a CDS encoding rhodanese-like domain-containing protein, with the protein MTAVASCISVHDLHEILRGKTEFALLDVREQEEFSRSHLLLACCTPLSRLELIVEPLVPCKEASVFVMDDGLSEDLGRSGRAADVLLAMGYRAVNVVEGGVKAWSDAGFVTFNGVGALSKGFGEYVEVVQGTPRLPPEEIKALLDDAQVRSIVIDVRPAVEYRNMNIPGSINLPGCEVTYRLAEVVKDSETTIVINCAGRTRSIIGTQTLVNAAIPNQVVALKGGTMNWQLAGFDLEYGSTRPMPPITVEGWQIAEQRIRKVAEAYHVRFVEPQEVAVWQTEAAHKTLYLFDVRQPQEYASGHIPGSISAQGGQLVQATDEYAAVRNGRYVLMDDDELRAIMTAHWLQQMGLPQVFVLKGGIFRAASVLAPQGLTEGEGRTAGHAPTGGVSVSEAALWLESGIGALCINVGDSNLHRARHIPGAKWVARAYLPRVRAFYPQAERIILTAEQSAHAALAAQDAHSLWPDAAVSFIRGGTPAWEKACLPLEAGMPCALCAEDDIWYRPYTDLNASKEAMQGYFDWESGLVDKIRADGCVNFSVKSR; encoded by the coding sequence ATGACTGCTGTAGCATCCTGCATTTCTGTGCATGACTTGCATGAAATATTGCGCGGAAAGACGGAATTTGCCCTGCTTGATGTGCGCGAGCAAGAAGAATTTTCCAGATCACATCTTTTATTGGCGTGCTGTACTCCCTTAAGCAGATTGGAGTTGATCGTCGAGCCGCTTGTCCCCTGCAAGGAAGCGTCTGTTTTTGTGATGGATGATGGCCTATCGGAGGACCTCGGGCGGAGTGGACGCGCCGCTGACGTCCTGCTGGCTATGGGTTACCGTGCCGTCAATGTCGTTGAGGGGGGGGTGAAGGCATGGAGCGATGCTGGTTTCGTCACCTTTAACGGGGTCGGCGCTCTGAGCAAGGGCTTTGGCGAATATGTTGAAGTGGTGCAAGGCACGCCGCGTCTGCCCCCCGAGGAGATCAAGGCCCTGCTCGACGACGCCCAAGTCCGGAGCATCGTCATTGATGTCAGACCCGCCGTCGAATACCGCAATATGAACATACCGGGCAGCATAAATCTGCCCGGTTGTGAAGTGACCTATCGCCTGGCCGAAGTGGTCAAAGATTCCGAGACGACCATCGTCATCAACTGTGCCGGGCGGACAAGAAGCATTATTGGTACGCAGACCCTGGTCAATGCCGCTATCCCCAATCAGGTCGTAGCCCTCAAGGGAGGCACCATGAACTGGCAGCTTGCGGGTTTCGACCTGGAGTACGGTTCTACTCGGCCGATGCCCCCCATTACGGTGGAAGGCTGGCAGATCGCCGAACAGCGTATTCGCAAGGTTGCCGAAGCGTACCATGTCCGCTTCGTTGAGCCACAGGAGGTCGCCGTCTGGCAGACGGAGGCGGCCCACAAAACGCTCTATCTTTTTGACGTGCGCCAACCCCAGGAATACGCATCTGGACATATCCCAGGCTCGATCTCTGCCCAGGGCGGCCAGCTGGTCCAGGCCACGGATGAATATGCGGCTGTGCGCAACGGGCGCTATGTTCTTATGGACGACGATGAGCTGCGCGCCATCATGACGGCCCACTGGCTGCAGCAGATGGGCTTGCCCCAGGTTTTTGTGCTGAAAGGCGGCATTTTCCGCGCGGCCTCCGTACTGGCCCCCCAAGGTTTGACCGAAGGGGAGGGCCGTACCGCAGGCCATGCTCCCACAGGCGGCGTCAGCGTCTCTGAAGCCGCATTGTGGCTGGAAAGCGGGATCGGTGCATTGTGCATCAACGTGGGGGACAGCAATCTGCACCGCGCCCGCCATATTCCCGGTGCGAAATGGGTCGCCCGGGCGTATCTGCCGCGGGTACGCGCATTTTACCCTCAGGCCGAGCGCATCATCCTGACCGCCGAGCAAAGCGCCCATGCGGCGCTGGCGGCGCAGGACGCCCACAGCCTCTGGCCGGACGCCGCCGTCAGCTTTATCCGGGGTGGCACTCCCGCCTGGGAAAAGGCGTGCCTGCCCCTTGAAGCGGGCATGCCCTGCGCCCTGTGCGCCGAAGACGACATCTGGTATCGCCCCTATACCGATCTCAATGCCTCAAAAGAGGCCATGCAAGGCTATTTTGACTGGGAGTCCGGGCTGGTGGACAAGATCAGGGCCGACGGATGCGTCAACTTTAGCGTCAAAAGCCGGTGA
- a CDS encoding tripartite tricarboxylate transporter permease yields MEQLLEYLPSVLTWSNFLVLVCGSVGGLFFGAMPGLSPTMAVALLVPFTFYMPPVPSLLLLGAVYTSAVAGGSISAILLSIPGAPASIATLLDGYPMAKQGRAQEALYTTFFSSLIGGVVGALALIFLTPPMSEFAMRFGPSELFWTTVFGITVIAGLSSGAMLKGLFGGALGLLLGCIGESNVTGEGRFIFHEMLTAGIAIVPALIGLFAVPQVVEMMEDSHVVFEKLKVQIKGGLLRKVIKNHVKYLRTLTLGSILGTIIGVIPGAGAQVAGLMAYDQVKKMDKNPERFGTGDPEGVCASECANNATVAPACIPLLTLSIPGSPTAAVLLGGLLIQGLLPGPELFTKNADITYPFIIGMFIAQFFMFGFGILASRYTHVVSNVPNYMMFGIVMILCVFGSYCVQNSFADVLIMFCLGALMLLFKKLGIPSAPIVLGIILGPLAEENFLRGRLIANTDVGMWQYFFSGVLNQTLISLCLLSLIYAVCSEIRFARRAKARLAVRKKETTHA; encoded by the coding sequence ATGGAACAACTGCTTGAGTATTTACCCAGCGTCCTGACCTGGTCCAATTTTCTGGTGCTTGTCTGCGGTTCCGTCGGCGGGCTTTTCTTCGGCGCCATGCCGGGCCTGAGCCCCACCATGGCCGTGGCCCTGCTGGTGCCCTTTACCTTCTACATGCCGCCGGTGCCTTCCCTGCTCCTGCTGGGCGCGGTCTATACTTCCGCCGTGGCGGGCGGCTCCATTTCGGCTATTTTGCTGAGTATACCCGGGGCACCTGCCTCCATTGCCACATTGCTTGACGGCTATCCCATGGCCAAGCAGGGCCGGGCGCAGGAAGCGCTGTACACCACATTCTTTTCCTCCCTGATTGGCGGCGTTGTTGGAGCTCTCGCCCTGATCTTCCTCACGCCCCCCATGTCCGAATTCGCTATGCGGTTCGGCCCGTCCGAACTCTTCTGGACAACCGTTTTCGGCATCACCGTCATTGCCGGGCTTTCTTCGGGGGCCATGCTCAAGGGACTTTTCGGCGGCGCACTGGGCCTCTTGCTGGGCTGCATCGGCGAAAGCAACGTCACAGGCGAGGGCCGCTTTATCTTTCATGAGATGCTGACTGCGGGCATAGCCATCGTGCCAGCCCTTATTGGTCTATTCGCTGTTCCACAGGTCGTCGAGATGATGGAGGATTCACATGTCGTTTTTGAAAAATTGAAGGTGCAGATCAAAGGCGGGCTTTTACGCAAAGTTATCAAAAATCATGTCAAGTATCTGCGCACCCTGACCCTCGGCAGCATTCTCGGCACCATCATCGGCGTTATCCCTGGGGCGGGCGCACAGGTGGCAGGCCTGATGGCCTATGACCAAGTGAAGAAGATGGACAAAAATCCGGAGCGCTTCGGTACGGGCGATCCTGAGGGCGTCTGCGCCAGCGAATGCGCTAACAACGCCACCGTGGCTCCGGCCTGTATTCCGCTTTTGACCCTGTCCATCCCCGGCAGCCCGACGGCCGCCGTTCTTTTGGGCGGCCTGCTGATTCAGGGACTGCTCCCCGGGCCTGAACTGTTCACCAAAAACGCCGACATCACATATCCATTCATCATCGGCATGTTCATCGCCCAGTTTTTTATGTTTGGTTTCGGTATCCTCGCCTCGCGCTATACGCATGTCGTGAGCAATGTGCCCAACTACATGATGTTCGGCATTGTGATGATCCTCTGCGTCTTTGGCTCTTATTGCGTACAGAACAGCTTTGCGGATGTCCTTATCATGTTTTGTCTGGGCGCGCTGATGCTGTTGTTCAAAAAACTGGGCATCCCCAGTGCTCCCATCGTGCTGGGCATCATCCTCGGCCCTCTGGCGGAAGAAAATTTCCTGCGCGGCAGACTGATCGCCAATACCGACGTGGGGATGTGGCAATATTTCTTTAGCGGCGTGCTGAATCAGACGCTCATCAGCCTTTGCCTGCTGTCGCTGATTTATGCCGTCTGCAGCGAGATTAGGTTTGCCCGCAGGGCCAAGGCCCGGCTCGCCGTCCGGAAAAAGGAGACCACCCATGCCTAA
- a CDS encoding tripartite tricarboxylate transporter TctB family protein, translating into MPKEFAAALTMTLIIVFFAFYLDGPQDEQSLLVPQFLLCLMVFFNAGQYILAFLRNRQKIDSVLTLRGYPLKRVGILCALTVLYIAVLEWMGFYLASFIYLITVSLIAQPMAVTPAGALKRSAVAFACISFLYLLFTVGLTVQIPKGFMPF; encoded by the coding sequence ATGCCTAAGGAATTCGCCGCAGCGTTGACTATGACTCTCATCATCGTCTTTTTTGCTTTTTATCTGGATGGCCCGCAAGACGAGCAATCCCTGCTGGTTCCCCAGTTTCTTCTGTGTCTGATGGTTTTTTTTAATGCGGGGCAGTATATTCTGGCCTTTCTCCGCAACAGACAGAAGATCGACAGCGTGCTGACGCTCAGGGGCTATCCGCTAAAACGGGTAGGCATTCTGTGCGCCCTCACAGTGCTGTATATCGCCGTTTTGGAATGGATGGGATTTTATCTGGCTTCCTTCATCTATCTGATAACCGTGTCGCTGATCGCCCAGCCCATGGCGGTCACTCCTGCGGGCGCGCTCAAACGATCGGCTGTCGCCTTTGCCTGTATCAGTTTTCTGTATCTGCTCTTCACCGTGGGTTTGACCGTCCAAATTCCCAAAGGCTTTATGCCGTTTTAA
- a CDS encoding tripartite tricarboxylate transporter substrate binding protein, with amino-acid sequence MNRVFRFVLCAALLLLPATLKAADPADDYPSGPITAVCTYSVGSQTDVQARIGAMPAEKYFGQPIVILNKAGAGGLTGWNWFMDRGSRDGLTMTVYNLPNFIAQSIVKKNAKYSIRTLEPLANFAADPVVLFVPKDSPFNSVADVVAYAKANPGKVTLNGSGLFVGHHIALLLLQKEAGINLTYIPEKGGSDSLQSVLAGKVMGSFNNLSIAMRAPDKIKVLGIADLQRHEFMPEVPTFIEQGYKSLDDATTNFRGYALPAGVDKAIVEKAAQKAYEMFNDPIVIENMKKTGVPYRILDRQAMLKIFEKREAILKDLLQAFVEK; translated from the coding sequence ATGAACCGCGTTTTTCGCTTCGTGCTTTGCGCTGCGCTCCTGCTGTTGCCAGCGACGCTCAAGGCTGCCGACCCGGCCGATGACTACCCCTCCGGGCCCATTACGGCTGTGTGCACCTATTCCGTCGGCTCCCAGACAGACGTGCAGGCCCGCATTGGTGCCATGCCCGCTGAAAAATACTTTGGCCAGCCTATCGTCATACTGAACAAGGCCGGCGCGGGAGGCCTGACCGGATGGAACTGGTTCATGGACCGGGGCAGCCGCGATGGTCTGACCATGACTGTTTACAATCTGCCCAACTTCATCGCACAGTCCATCGTTAAAAAGAACGCCAAGTACAGCATCCGCACGCTTGAACCTCTGGCTAATTTTGCTGCGGACCCGGTGGTGCTCTTCGTGCCTAAGGATTCCCCCTTCAACAGTGTGGCCGACGTGGTGGCCTACGCCAAGGCAAATCCCGGCAAGGTCACCCTGAACGGTTCGGGTCTTTTTGTGGGGCATCACATCGCTCTTTTGCTTTTACAGAAAGAAGCCGGGATCAATCTGACCTATATCCCTGAAAAGGGCGGATCTGATTCCCTACAATCTGTCTTGGCGGGCAAGGTCATGGGCAGCTTCAACAACCTGTCCATCGCCATGCGCGCCCCGGACAAGATTAAGGTCCTGGGGATCGCTGATCTGCAACGTCATGAATTCATGCCAGAGGTGCCTACCTTTATTGAGCAGGGTTACAAGTCTCTGGATGATGCCACGACCAACTTCCGCGGCTACGCCCTGCCTGCGGGCGTGGACAAGGCTATCGTGGAGAAGGCCGCCCAAAAGGCCTATGAAATGTTCAATGATCCCATCGTAATCGAGAACATGAAGAAGACCGGCGTCCCATACCGCATACTGGACCGCCAAGCCATGCTCAAGATATTCGAAAAGCGCGAAGCGATCCTCAAAGATTTACTCCAGGCGTTCGTTGAAAAGTAA
- a CDS encoding sulfite exporter TauE/SafE family protein, with product MTTAELTILLVSTAFAAFLKSGAGIGTGLFLLPALSLIFDPFKALAATAPLLLIMDIMAVGCHWKRWVGPPALTVMTGLSVIGVLCGSLAVPHLPTNVLKILIGLIGVIYALSNLLPFRGLQYLTSHLPASFAATAIPAYLSSFLGGLFNVVNAGSVFYAFSMVHLKLESRVFVATCCVLILISNFVRAVGFSLNGILPPELIITALKLSPIIAVFSWLGSRIVARCPPSLFRNLVFLLILVMCTKTLSAAF from the coding sequence ATGACAACCGCAGAATTGACAATTTTACTTGTCAGTACAGCTTTCGCCGCCTTCCTGAAAAGCGGGGCGGGCATCGGCACCGGGCTTTTTCTACTCCCGGCCCTGAGCCTGATCTTCGACCCTTTCAAAGCCTTGGCTGCCACTGCGCCACTCTTGCTCATCATGGACATCATGGCTGTCGGTTGCCACTGGAAGCGGTGGGTCGGCCCCCCTGCCCTGACAGTCATGACGGGGCTTTCCGTCATCGGCGTGCTGTGTGGCAGCTTGGCTGTGCCGCATCTGCCCACCAACGTCCTGAAAATATTGATCGGCCTCATCGGTGTGATCTATGCCCTGAGTAACCTCTTGCCCTTCAGGGGGCTACAGTATCTGACATCCCATCTGCCAGCCTCATTCGCGGCAACAGCCATACCCGCATATCTGTCTTCCTTTCTGGGGGGGCTGTTCAACGTCGTCAATGCAGGCAGCGTGTTCTACGCCTTCAGCATGGTGCATCTCAAACTGGAGAGCCGGGTTTTCGTCGCCACCTGCTGCGTGTTGATCCTGATCAGCAATTTCGTCAGAGCCGTCGGCTTTTCCCTGAATGGCATCCTGCCGCCCGAGTTGATTATTACCGCCCTGAAGCTGAGCCCCATCATCGCCGTCTTCAGCTGGCTGGGCAGCAGGATCGTAGCCCGTTGCCCACCGTCCTTGTTTCGTAATCTGGTCTTTCTCCTGATCCTGGTCATGTGCACTAAAACGCTTTCAGCAGCGTTCTGA